One stretch of Streptomyces sp. R21 DNA includes these proteins:
- a CDS encoding TlpA family protein disulfide reductase, whose protein sequence is MTGLVVCVVVLALASGYGMLHQRRNGRVRVRGRDGGKRLGAAELGEGLGERATLVQFSSAFCAPCRATRRVLGEVAGMVPGVAHVEIDAEDHLDLVRELEILKTPTVLVLDGDGRIVRRATGQPRKADVIAALGEAVGTGGSQLPHTP, encoded by the coding sequence ATGACTGGACTTGTGGTGTGCGTGGTGGTGCTCGCACTGGCGAGCGGGTACGGAATGCTGCATCAGCGGCGGAACGGGAGGGTGAGAGTGCGCGGGCGCGACGGCGGGAAGCGGCTCGGCGCCGCGGAGTTGGGCGAGGGCCTCGGTGAACGGGCCACACTCGTCCAGTTCTCCAGCGCCTTCTGCGCCCCCTGCCGGGCGACCCGGCGGGTGCTCGGGGAGGTCGCCGGCATGGTGCCCGGCGTGGCCCACGTCGAGATCGACGCGGAGGACCACCTCGACCTCGTACGCGAACTGGAGATCCTCAAGACACCGACCGTGCTCGTCCTCGACGGGGACGGACGGATCGTGCGGCGGGCGACCGGCCAGCCCCGCAAGGCCGATGTGATCGCCGCGCTGGGCGAGGCCGTGGGGACCGGCGGTTCGCAACTGCCTCATACCCCCTGA
- a CDS encoding flavin reductase family protein yields the protein MTASPDLATPQLASPDLLRSVFRRHAAGVAVITAPGGGGPVGFTATSLTSVSAEPPVISFGIGLGASSWPAIAESDHVGVHILGEHQQELAATFARSGADRFGAPTGWREGPEGVPVLDDVLAWLVCRVVARVPAGDHRIVLAEVVLGDPSGAGRPLLYHQGRFSGLRD from the coding sequence ATGACGGCCTCGCCCGACCTCGCCACTCCCCAGCTCGCCTCCCCGGACCTGCTGCGCTCCGTCTTCCGGCGGCACGCGGCCGGTGTCGCCGTGATCACGGCCCCGGGCGGCGGCGGCCCCGTCGGCTTCACCGCCACCTCGCTCACCTCGGTCTCCGCCGAGCCCCCGGTCATCTCCTTCGGTATCGGCCTGGGCGCCTCCAGCTGGCCCGCGATAGCCGAGTCCGACCATGTCGGCGTGCACATACTCGGCGAGCACCAGCAGGAGCTGGCCGCCACCTTCGCCAGGAGCGGTGCCGACCGCTTCGGCGCGCCGACCGGCTGGCGGGAGGGCCCCGAGGGCGTACCTGTGCTCGACGACGTACTCGCCTGGCTCGTGTGCCGTGTCGTGGCGCGTGTCCCGGCGGGGGACCACCGCATCGTCCTGGCCGAGGTCGTTCTCGGCGACCCCTCGGGCGCGGGCCGCCCGCTGCTCTACCACCAGGGGCGTTTCAGCGGCCTGCGCGACTAG